In a single window of the Candidatus Firestonebacteria bacterium RIFOXYD2_FULL_39_29 genome:
- a CDS encoding adenylyltransferase encodes MNFSDEQIERYSRHIILGEVGGKGQEKIMQGKVLIIGVGGLGAPAALYLAAAGVGKIGLVDGDVVDRSNLQRQVIHFTPDIGKPKVISAREKINQINPECKVEVYRERATASNIADIIRDYDFIIDGTDNFPAKFLVNDACVLSRKAYSHGGILRFDGQTMTYVPGSTCYRCIFSDPPPKNLVPTCSQAGVLGSVAGILGTMQAAETLKFLIGKGDLLTDKMLIFNALRMDFRRIGFKRNLDCKICGSNPVIKELKDYEQPACDLNR; translated from the coding sequence ATGAATTTTTCCGATGAACAGATAGAGAGATACAGCCGGCATATTATTTTGGGCGAGGTTGGCGGTAAAGGGCAGGAAAAGATAATGCAGGGAAAAGTTCTTATTATCGGCGTCGGAGGATTGGGAGCGCCTGCGGCGTTATATCTGGCGGCAGCCGGTGTCGGAAAAATTGGTTTAGTTGACGGCGATGTGGTGGACAGGAGTAATCTGCAGAGACAGGTGATTCATTTTACACCGGATATAGGTAAGCCTAAAGTTATCTCAGCCAGGGAGAAGATAAATCAGATAAATCCGGAATGTAAAGTTGAGGTTTATCGTGAAAGGGCTACTGCGTCAAATATAGCGGATATTATAAGAGATTATGATTTTATTATTGACGGTACGGATAATTTTCCGGCAAAGTTTCTGGTAAATGACGCCTGTGTTCTCAGCAGAAAAGCGTATTCACACGGGGGAATACTGCGTTTTGACGGTCAGACAATGACCTATGTTCCCGGAAGTACCTGCTATAGATGTATATTCTCGGATCCTCCGCCGAAGAACCTTGTGCCGACCTGCTCACAGGCGGGGGTTTTGGGTTCTGTTGCCGGGATACTGGGGACGATGCAGGCTGCGGAAACGCTGAAATTTCTGATAGGCAAAGGAGATCTTCTTACGGATAAAATGCTTATTTTTAACGCGCTCAGAATGGATTTCAGAAGAATCGGTTTTAAAAGAAATCTGGATTGCAAGATATGCGGGTCTAACCCTGTTATTAAAGAATTAAAGGATTATGAACAACCGGCATGCGATTTAAATCGATAA
- a CDS encoding O-acetylhomoserine sulfhydrylase has protein sequence MQGFSTKALHSPFVKKDVHGSLHMPVYDSVSFEFDSAEEQEEAFLGKKQRHVYTRITNPTVEHLEQKVKYTTGAFSVLAVASGMAAISNTILAAAGRGDNIITTKLIFGNTYSLFERTLKSWGLEVRYADFSDPSSVENLIDGNTRAIFFETITNPQLEVVNIKELSAIAVKSGILMIADTTVTPLDFFDSKAFGVDVEVLSATKYISGGATTIGGLIIDNGTFDWAKNPKLKENAKFYGQFAFIAKLRKEVFRNIGACLAPHNAYLQSLGIETLALRAERSCQNTLKVAEYLSGRKGVRRVNYPGLTSSKYYPASLSQFGKKSGAILTFEMSTKVECFKLLNKLKMIRRATNINDNKTLAIHPSSTIFCEYKEDLKREMRVYDNMIRLSVGIEDVEDIINDIEQALEV, from the coding sequence ATGCAAGGGTTTTCAACCAAAGCTTTACATAGTCCCTTTGTAAAAAAGGACGTCCACGGCTCACTTCATATGCCCGTCTATGATTCAGTTTCTTTCGAATTTGACTCCGCGGAAGAACAGGAAGAGGCGTTTTTGGGAAAAAAACAGCGTCACGTGTATACAAGGATAACAAATCCGACAGTGGAACATCTTGAGCAGAAGGTAAAATATACAACCGGGGCGTTTTCCGTCCTTGCTGTTGCTTCGGGAATGGCCGCGATAAGTAACACGATATTGGCAGCGGCCGGGCGTGGTGATAATATAATCACGACAAAGCTGATTTTTGGGAACACTTACTCGCTTTTTGAGAGGACGTTAAAATCATGGGGTCTGGAAGTACGTTACGCTGATTTTTCCGATCCGAGTTCCGTAGAAAACCTGATTGACGGGAATACGCGGGCGATATTTTTTGAAACAATAACCAACCCGCAGCTGGAAGTCGTAAATATTAAAGAGCTGTCGGCTATAGCCGTAAAGTCCGGTATTCTGATGATTGCGGATACAACGGTCACGCCTCTTGACTTTTTTGACAGCAAGGCCTTCGGTGTAGATGTTGAAGTCCTGTCGGCGACTAAATATATATCGGGGGGAGCAACCACCATAGGCGGCTTAATAATTGATAACGGGACCTTTGATTGGGCGAAGAACCCGAAGCTTAAGGAAAACGCGAAATTTTACGGACAGTTTGCATTTATCGCTAAATTAAGAAAAGAAGTATTCCGAAATATTGGGGCGTGTCTTGCCCCGCATAACGCGTATTTGCAGAGCTTGGGGATAGAAACTCTTGCTTTACGCGCGGAAAGGTCCTGCCAAAATACGCTTAAAGTAGCGGAATATTTATCGGGAAGAAAAGGCGTAAGACGGGTTAACTATCCCGGACTTACGAGTTCAAAATATTATCCTGCTTCTCTTTCTCAGTTCGGGAAAAAAAGCGGTGCTATTCTTACTTTTGAGATGTCAACGAAGGTAGAATGCTTCAAATTGTTAAATAAGCTTAAGATGATAAGAAGAGCAACAAATATCAATGACAATAAGACTCTGGCGATACATCCGTCTTCCACTATATTCTGTGAATATAAAGAAGATTTAAAACGAGAAATGAGGGTTTATGATAATATGATCCGCCTTTCCGTAGGGATAGAGGATGTGGAAGATATTATTAATGACATTGAACAAGCTTTGGAGGTGTGA
- a CDS encoding thiamine biosynthesis protein ThiS, with amino-acid sequence MKVQINGKEFDLAGEISVSDLLVKNKVESPDMVSVQLNGEFVKKEEFSKTIIKEKDAVDFLYFMGGGM; translated from the coding sequence ATGAAAGTTCAAATAAACGGAAAAGAATTTGATTTAGCCGGAGAAATAAGTGTTTCGGATTTACTGGTTAAAAACAAAGTCGAAAGTCCTGACATGGTCAGTGTGCAGTTAAACGGGGAATTTGTAAAGAAAGAAGAGTTTTCTAAAACCATTATAAAAGAAAAGGACGCTGTTGATTTCCTGTACTTTATGGGCGGAGGAATGTAA